The window CCGGCTTTGTACGCGCACTTTGGCATCACCACCGAGCGTGTGTGTGAAGCGGTGCGCACCTTGGTGCATCGTCACACCCACCGCCAGGCTCAAGTCCTGCCCGAGCACATCGTGCCCTCAGACAACTGAGTTGTGACCACGTTGCAATGAGAGAAGATATGTCAACACCACAAGCCTATTTTTTTGACCTCGACGGCACCTTGGTCGAAACCGCGCCTGAAATCGCCGATGCGGTGAACGACACCTTGCGCTATTTCGATTGGCCCGAGGTGTCGCAGCAACAAGTCAACGACTGGATCGGTCACGGCACCAAAGAGCTGCTGATTCAGGCGCTGGCCAGTGTCACCCAGACCCCGGTGGCCGCAGTGCGGCAAGGGACTGACCTGAAGCAGGCGCTGCCGATTTTTGACCGTTACTACCAAGACCGTTGCGGCACACGCAGCAATTTGTACCCCCAGGTGCGCGAAGTGCTCGCGGCGCTGCGTGCACGTGGCTGCAAACTGGCGGTGGTGACCAACAAGGAAGGCCGTTACACCGACACCGTGCTGCGCGTGCACGGGCTTCACGAGGCCTTTGACGTGGTGGTCAGCGGCGACACCTTTCCAGTCAAAAAACCCGATCCCACCAGCGTGGTGGACTGCTTGAAGCGTTGGAACCTGAAGGCCACCCAAGCACTGTTTGTGGGGGATTCATCGATCGACGCAGCCACCGCCCGCAACGCAGGTGTGCCGGTCTGGTTGCTGCCTTATGGCTACAACATGGGCGAGTCGGTGCACGCCTGTGCGCCGGACCGCGTGATCGAGGATTTTTCGGCGTTGCTGTAAGTGGGCTTGTGCCACACGCATCAAAAATTCACTGTTTGAAGAATGAAAGAGACTGACATGAGCACAAAAATTGGTATCAACGGATTTGGCCGCATTGGCCGCATGGTGTTCCGCGCGGCGGTTCAAAATTTTGATGACGTCGAGATCGTCGCCATCAATGACTTGCTGGAGCCCGAGTACCTGGCCTACATGCTGCAATACGACAGCGTGCATGGCCGCTTTGAGGGTACCGTGGTGGTGGAGGGCAGCACCCTGATCGTCAACGGCCGCCCCATTCGCCTCACGCAAGAGCGCGATCCGGCCAACCTGAAGTGGAACGAAGTGGGTGCAGAGGTGGTGATCGAAGCCACAGGCTTGTTCCTCGACAAAGAAGGTGCGGGCAAGCACCTGGCAGCAGGCGCCCAAAAGGTGGTGATTTCGGCCCCGTCAAAAGACGACACGCCCATGTTTGTGTTTGGTGTGAACCACGCCAGCTATGCGGGCCAAGCCATCATCAGCAATGCCAGCTGCACCACCAACGCATTGGCCCCTTTGGCCAAGGTGCTCAACGACAAATGGGGCATCCGGCGCGGCCTGATGACCACCGTGCACGCAGCCACCGCCACCCAAAAAACCGTGGACGGCCCGAGCAACAAGGACTGGCGCGGCGGGCGCGGCATTCTGGAAAACATCATCCCCAGCAGCACGGGCGCAGCCAAGGCCGTGGGGGTGGTGATTCCAGAAATCAAGGGCAAGCTCACGGGCGTGTCGGTGCGGGTGCCCACCAGCGATGTGTCGCTGGTCGACTTGACGGTGGAGTTGGCTACGCCCGCCACCTATGCCGAGATTTGCGCCGAAATGAAGGCGCAAAGCCAAGGGGCTTTGAAGCGCGTGTTGGGTTACACCGAAGCCAAAGTGGTGTCGACTGATTTCCGGGGTGAGGTGTGCACCAGTGTGTTCGATGCCGAAGCGGGCATGGCGCTCGACAGCACCTTTGTGAAGCTGATGGCCTGGTACGACAACGAATGGGGTTACTCCAACAAGTGCCTGGAAATGGCCCGTGTGGTGTCCGGCCAAGCAGGAGGTGCGCGATGAAAGTCTTGCGCTTTGCCGATGTGGCGAAAAGCGGTTTTGCCGAAAACCGCCGCGTGTTCATCCGCGCCGACCTGAACGTGCCACAAGCCGATGACGGCAGCATCACCGAAGACACCCGTATCCGCGCCAGCGTGCCTTGCATCCAAATGGCATTAGACGCCGGAGCGGCGGTGATGGTGACCAGTCATTTGGGCCGCCCGACCGAGGGCGAGTTCAAACCCGAAGACTCGCTGGCCCCCGTGGCCAAGCGCTTGGGTGAGTTGCTCGGCCGTGAAGTTCCGCTGGTCGCCAACTGGGTGGACGGTGTCTCTGTTGCCCCCGGCCAAGTGGTGCTGCTCGAGAACTGCCGCGTCAACAAAGGCGAGAAGAAAAACAACGAAGCGCTGGCCCGCCAAATGGCGCAGCTGTGCGACATCTATGTGAACGACGCCTTTGGCACGGCCCACCGCGCCGAAGGCACCACCTACGGCATCGCCCAATTCGCGCCGATTGCGTGCGCAGGCCCTTTGCTGGCCGCCGAGATCGACGCGATTGGCAAGGCCCTGGCCAACCCGAAGCGCCCACTGGCGGCCATTGTGGCGGGCAGTAAAGTCAGCACCAAGCTGACCATCTTGAAGAGCCTGTCGCAAAACGTGGACAAGCTCATCGTGGGCGGCGGCATTGCCAATACCTTCATGCTGGCAGCGGGTCTGAAGATCGGTAAGAGCCTGGCCGAAGCGGATTTGGTGGGTGAGGCCAAAGCGGTGATCGAGGCCATGAAGGCCCGAGGTGCCGAAGTGCCGATCCCAACCGATGTGGTGGTGGCCAAGACCTTCGCAGCCGACGCGGTGGCCACGGTGAAAAAAGCCACCGAGGTGGCCGACGATGACATGATTTTGGATATCGGCCCCGAGACCGCCGCCAAACTGGCCGCGCAGCTCAAGCAGGCGGGCACCATCGTCTGGAACGGCCCGGTGGGCGTCTTCGAGTTTGCGGCCTTCGAAAACGGCACCAAGGTCATCGCCCAGGCGATTGCCGCGTCGAGTGCCTTCAGCATCGCGGGCGGTGGCGACACGCTGGCTGCCATTGCCAAATATGGCATCGAGCAACAGGTGGGCTACATCTCGACCGGCGGTGGCGCGTTCCTGGAAATTCTGGAAGGCAAGACATTGCCTGCCATTGAAATTTTGAGCCGTCGCGCTGCGGCGGAATGACCTTTTTTAACTTTTTAATTTTTCAAGGAGCCCCTCATGGCATTGGTTTCATTGCGCCAGGTCCTCGACCATGCGGCCGAGTTTGGTTACGGCATTCCCGCTTTCAACGTCAACAACCTCGAACAAGTACAGGCCATCATGGAAGCGGCGCAAGCCACGGGCAGCCCGGTCATCTTGCAGGCATCTGCAGGGGCCCGCAAGTACGCAGGTGAGGCCTATCTGCGCCACATGGTGTTGGCCGCCATCGAGACGCACCCTGACATTCCAGTGGTCTTGCACCAAGACCACGGCGCCACGCCCGCGCAGTGCCAGCAGTCCATCCGCTCGGGCTTTTCGAGCGTGATGATGGACGGCTCGCTCATGGCCGACGCCAAAACGCCTGCCAGCTATGAGTACAACGTGAGCGTGACGCAAAAGGTCTGCGAGATGGCCCACGCGGTGGGCGTGTCGGTCGAGGGTGAATTGGGATGCCTCGGCTCACTGGAGACTGGCGAAGCGGGCGAGGAAGACGGTGTGGGTGCCGAAGGCAAACTCAGCCATGATCAGATGCTGACCGACCCCGTGCAGGCCAAGGACTTTGTGGCCCAAACCGGTGTGGACGCGCTGGCCATTGCCATTGGCACCAGTCACGGTGCCTACAAGTTCACCCGTCCGCCCACAGGCGACATCTTGGCCATGGACCGCATTGCCGCCATCCATGCCGCCATTCCCAACACGCATTTGGTGATGCACGGCAGCTCCAGCGTGCCGCAAGAGTGGTTGCAGATCATTCGCCAATACGGCGGCGACATCAAGGAAACCTATGGCGTGCCGGTCGAAGAAATCGTGCGTGGCATCCAAAGCGGTGTGCGCAAGGTCAACATCGACACCGACATCCGCTTGGCCATGACCGGTGCCATGCGCCAGGTGTTTGCGCAGCAGCCCTCGGAGTTCGATCCTCGCAAAGCCTTGGCGGCTGCCAAAAAGGCGGCAGCGGGCATTGTCAAGGCGCGTTTTGAGGCTTTTGGTTGCGCCGGTCAAGCCCAAAAAATCCGCCCTGTCAGCCTCGACGCCATGGCCGCGCGTTACACGAATTGAGGCAGATCAAAGCCTATGAAGTGATTTCTTTTATGGTTGAGGCATTGTGGTTTAGGGTGTGTTTGGTACACACACCCTGATTGGGGGCTCTCTCACAGGAGCCCCCTTTTTTTCAACCTCCTCAACGCCGCCAGTTGCAAGTCAACCTAGGCGCTTGCGTGCCGTCAGGCCCAGCAAGCCCGACATGCCTTGGTGTCCCGTGCCTTCGTTGATCTCAGCCTCGTAAGTTCGCAGGTCCAGGATGTCCAGCTCGCCAAAGGCGTCCAGCATCAGGGCCTCGTCGTACAGATGCGCCAACTTGCCGGGGCCGCCTGTGTTGAAGTCCAGTTGACGCGGTGTGTAGCCCTGGATGATCAGGGTGCCGCCGGGCTTGAGGCTGTCCAGCATGCGAGCAAACAGGGTGCCGCGCTCCTCGGGTGTGGCGAACTGAAAAAAGATGCCCACCACGTTGTCGTAATGTGCAGGACGCCAGTCAAACGACTGCCAATCGCTGTGCACCCAATTCACCGCCACTTGGCGGCTTTGCGCCAAGGCCCGAGCTTTGTGGAGGGCGTTGTCCGAAAAATCAAAGGCATCAACCTGCAGGCCTTGCTGGGCCAGCCACACGCCGTTGCGGCCTTCGCCATCGGCCACGGCCAGCGCGGTGCCTGGCACCAAATGGGCCGCTTGTGATTTCAAATAGGCGTTGGGCGCTTCACCAAACACATAGTGCTCGGCGGCAAAGCGTTGGTTCCAGGTTTGTTGGGGGTTGTTGAATGTGCTCATGGTCGTTTCCTTGCAGGTGCAAGGCTAGCAGAGCCTAGAGCGCCATGTGCAACTGAAAGACCGAGTTGGGGGCCTTGGGCACCATGGGCGCGGCCAAAGGCTTGAACTTGAAACGGTTGACGACCGGTGTTTCAACCATCTGTGGTAGCGCTTGTGGGGTCACAAAATCGGACAAGGTCGACTGACTCAGGGTGTCAATGATCACCCGCTCAAGGCCCCACTCGTAGTCGGATGCTTCGATGGGCTGGTCTTCGCTGCCTTGCTGAGCCAAGGTGGGCTCAAACACCGCCGCAATGTCCCACATCGAAATCAGGGCCAAGTCGCCCCGGATTTCATAACCGCCACCCGGGCCTTTGCGGGCGGACACGATGTGTTGGTCTTTGAGCGGTTTGAGGATGCTCTCCAAGTTAGAGACCGACAGCTGCAGCCGCTGCGACAGCTCGGTGGTGGAGACCCTGCCCAAGTTTTGATGCGCGGCGATGATGACGCACACATCCATGGCGTTGATGGTTTTGTTCGAAATCATGTGTTGAACCCCCAGTGAGGAGAATTTTGCGTCCAATAACTCCTCAAAACCATGAATTTTTGTTTTTTAAGGCTATTTCGACATAAGATCTCAACAATACCTGAACAAAAACGCCTGTATGCCCCACACTCCAAGTGCTCAGTCACCGCTTTACCGCATTGGCGCCGTCTCCAAAGCCACCGACATTCCGGTCTCCACCTTGCGCATCTGGCAAACGCGGTACGGGGCGTTCACACCCGTCAAGACCGAAGGCAACCAACGCCTGTTTGCCGAGCACGATGTGTCCAAAGCACTCTTGCTCAAGCAGCTGTCGGGTGCTGGGCATGGCATTGGCAGCATCGCCCGTCTGGATCTGCCGCAGCTGCGCCAACTGTGTCACCCCGACCATCAGACGCCAACGGCGCAGGCCTTGGCCCAGCCCGTGTGTTTGGCGGTGGTCGGTTTGGGTTTGGCCAACCGCATCGAGTCGCGTCAATTTGCCGCGGTGCTGAGCCAGCACCGCATCCAAGTCACCGACGTGCTCGATGACCTGGCCGCCGCGCGACATGCGCCTTTGTCAGACAAGCCGCAAGTGTTGCTGATCAAGGTCAACTCGCTGCAGGACTCGGTGTTTGAGTCGATCCAGGCCCTGATGCAGCGCCAGCCCTTTGCACAGACCATCGTGCTCTACCACTTCGCGCCCGACAAGGTGGTGCAAGACATGAAGCGGGCGGGTTTGACGGT is drawn from Limnohabitans sp. 63ED37-2 and contains these coding sequences:
- a CDS encoding MerR family transcriptional regulator, with the translated sequence MPHTPSAQSPLYRIGAVSKATDIPVSTLRIWQTRYGAFTPVKTEGNQRLFAEHDVSKALLLKQLSGAGHGIGSIARLDLPQLRQLCHPDHQTPTAQALAQPVCLAVVGLGLANRIESRQFAAVLSQHRIQVTDVLDDLAAARHAPLSDKPQVLLIKVNSLQDSVFESIQALMQRQPFAQTIVLYHFAPDKVVQDMKRAGLTVRRDPISDSELAELLQSILFVDRDRAQAYGHQGAVIAGRKYSDDTLRRVAGISTNVLCECPKHVAELIAQLASFEAYSQECLNKNTEDAHLHSYLRAISGSARSLFENALEKIAQHEGIDLRESAPLNAPSQHNRSR
- a CDS encoding RrF2 family transcriptional regulator, whose product is MISNKTINAMDVCVIIAAHQNLGRVSTTELSQRLQLSVSNLESILKPLKDQHIVSARKGPGGGYEIRGDLALISMWDIAAVFEPTLAQQGSEDQPIEASDYEWGLERVIIDTLSQSTLSDFVTPQALPQMVETPVVNRFKFKPLAAPMVPKAPNSVFQLHMAL
- a CDS encoding phosphoglycerate kinase — protein: MKVLRFADVAKSGFAENRRVFIRADLNVPQADDGSITEDTRIRASVPCIQMALDAGAAVMVTSHLGRPTEGEFKPEDSLAPVAKRLGELLGREVPLVANWVDGVSVAPGQVVLLENCRVNKGEKKNNEALARQMAQLCDIYVNDAFGTAHRAEGTTYGIAQFAPIACAGPLLAAEIDAIGKALANPKRPLAAIVAGSKVSTKLTILKSLSQNVDKLIVGGGIANTFMLAAGLKIGKSLAEADLVGEAKAVIEAMKARGAEVPIPTDVVVAKTFAADAVATVKKATEVADDDMILDIGPETAAKLAAQLKQAGTIVWNGPVGVFEFAAFENGTKVIAQAIAASSAFSIAGGGDTLAAIAKYGIEQQVGYISTGGGAFLEILEGKTLPAIEILSRRAAAE
- the gph gene encoding phosphoglycolate phosphatase (PGP is an essential enzyme in the glycolate salvage pathway in higher organisms (photorespiration in plants). Phosphoglycolate results from the oxidase activity of RubisCO in the Calvin cycle when concentrations of carbon dioxide are low relative to oxygen. This enzyme is a member of the Haloacid Dehalogenase (HAD) superfamily of aspartate-nucleophile hydrolase enzymes (PF00702).) — protein: MSTPQAYFFDLDGTLVETAPEIADAVNDTLRYFDWPEVSQQQVNDWIGHGTKELLIQALASVTQTPVAAVRQGTDLKQALPIFDRYYQDRCGTRSNLYPQVREVLAALRARGCKLAVVTNKEGRYTDTVLRVHGLHEAFDVVVSGDTFPVKKPDPTSVVDCLKRWNLKATQALFVGDSSIDAATARNAGVPVWLLPYGYNMGESVHACAPDRVIEDFSALL
- the gap gene encoding type I glyceraldehyde-3-phosphate dehydrogenase, with protein sequence MSTKIGINGFGRIGRMVFRAAVQNFDDVEIVAINDLLEPEYLAYMLQYDSVHGRFEGTVVVEGSTLIVNGRPIRLTQERDPANLKWNEVGAEVVIEATGLFLDKEGAGKHLAAGAQKVVISAPSKDDTPMFVFGVNHASYAGQAIISNASCTTNALAPLAKVLNDKWGIRRGLMTTVHAATATQKTVDGPSNKDWRGGRGILENIIPSSTGAAKAVGVVIPEIKGKLTGVSVRVPTSDVSLVDLTVELATPATYAEICAEMKAQSQGALKRVLGYTEAKVVSTDFRGEVCTSVFDAEAGMALDSTFVKLMAWYDNEWGYSNKCLEMARVVSGQAGGAR
- the fba gene encoding class II fructose-bisphosphate aldolase (catalyzes the reversible aldol condensation of dihydroxyacetonephosphate and glyceraldehyde 3-phosphate in the Calvin cycle, glycolysis, and/or gluconeogenesis), encoding MALVSLRQVLDHAAEFGYGIPAFNVNNLEQVQAIMEAAQATGSPVILQASAGARKYAGEAYLRHMVLAAIETHPDIPVVLHQDHGATPAQCQQSIRSGFSSVMMDGSLMADAKTPASYEYNVSVTQKVCEMAHAVGVSVEGELGCLGSLETGEAGEEDGVGAEGKLSHDQMLTDPVQAKDFVAQTGVDALAIAIGTSHGAYKFTRPPTGDILAMDRIAAIHAAIPNTHLVMHGSSSVPQEWLQIIRQYGGDIKETYGVPVEEIVRGIQSGVRKVNIDTDIRLAMTGAMRQVFAQQPSEFDPRKALAAAKKAAAGIVKARFEAFGCAGQAQKIRPVSLDAMAARYTN
- a CDS encoding class I SAM-dependent methyltransferase gives rise to the protein MSTFNNPQQTWNQRFAAEHYVFGEAPNAYLKSQAAHLVPGTALAVADGEGRNGVWLAQQGLQVDAFDFSDNALHKARALAQSRQVAVNWVHSDWQSFDWRPAHYDNVVGIFFQFATPEERGTLFARMLDSLKPGGTLIIQGYTPRQLDFNTGGPGKLAHLYDEALMLDAFGELDILDLRTYEAEINEGTGHQGMSGLLGLTARKRLG